One Phaseolus vulgaris cultivar G19833 chromosome 11, P. vulgaris v2.0, whole genome shotgun sequence genomic window carries:
- the LOC137826199 gene encoding uncharacterized protein, translating into MAKEFFTGSATARSSDELSLADIVFESWDSFDSNNNDDVDEKNNNDDSICASEKCKAFWEEKDQLLKGILSRTSSCEKKVREATKEVVREMKKSEMMCCCLPQVVAKSCRKCMLRDICDRLLNLGYNCAICKSKWRSSSEIISGEHRYLEVTDDLSNTKREQVIKVVIELSFRAEFEMASANEEYKQLIKRLPEVFVGKTERLRALVKIMCSAAKKCMKEKKMHIGPWRKHKYMQAKWFGTCERSTMEPLLIMNSTSRQPKPKASMLTFDLLDNIQGLYSTTVEVV; encoded by the exons ATGGCCAAAGAATTCTTCACTGGTTCGGCTACTGCCCGGAGCTCCGACGAACTTAGTTTAGCTGATATAGTTTTTGAGAGTTGGGATTCATTCGATTCCAATAACAACGACGATGTTGATGAGAAAAACAACAACGATGATTCTATCTGTGCTTCAGAAAAGTGTAAAGCCTTTTGGGAGGAAAAAGATCAGCTTCTTAAG GGAATTTTGAGCAGGACTAGTTCATGTGAGAAAAAAGTTAGGGAAGCAACAAAGGAGGTTGTAAGAGAAATGAAGAAATCTGAGATGATGTGTTGTTGCCTGCCTCAAGTGGTGGCTAAGAGTTGCAGGAAGTGCATGCTGAGAGACATATGTGATCGATTGTTGAACCTCGGCTACAATTGTGCCATTTGCAAGTCTAAATGGAGGAGTTCATCAGAAATCATATCAG GGGAACACAGATATTTGGAAGTGACAGATGATTTATCAAACACCAAAAGAGAACAAGTAATAAAAGTGGTGATTGAATTGAGCTTTAGAGCTGAATTCGAGATGGCATCTGCGAATGAAGAATACAAGCAATTAATTAAGCGATTGCCAGAAGTGTTTGTTGGGAAAACAGAGAGGTTAAGAGCATTGGTGAAGATTATGTGCTCAGCTGCTAAAAAATGCATGAAGGAGAAAAAAATGCACATTGGGCCATGGAGGAAACACAAGTACATGCAAGCTAAGTGGTTTGGAACGTGCGAAAGGTCCACAATGGAACCACTGCTGATAATGAACTCTACTTCACGCCAACCAAAACCTAAGGCTTCAATGCTCACTTTTGATTTATTGGATAACATTCAAGGCTTGTACTCTACTACAGTTGAAGTAGTGTGA